The following proteins come from a genomic window of Bacteroidota bacterium:
- a CDS encoding monovalent cation:proton antiporter family protein: MMDLLTISFDFDFYPLLIIVFIAWAIPMLMSILRITKIPTVVVEILAGYFIGRSLLMGYPTESIVYLDFLALTGFIFLMFLGGLEINMNQVIASFPRHKITYSRYLNNPLLIGLMYYFVTIFVSLLATFLLSNIIEINNIWYFSLIMVTTSIGIILRVLKNRAETNTHFGQMIILAAAIADIFSIILITISAFVIKNGFRSELVYLLLLVVLFYLLYFFGKGFDRVSTFKKISYQLAHAASQIQIRGAILLILTFVVLAQFIGKEVVLLGAFLSGLLLSLFLQKDRSLSLVKLDGFGYGFFIPMFFIMIGVHFDATALSDLDNSQFLFLALLLTSLFAIKIIPSFLWIRVFGFRKAISGGFLMSSRLGLIIAAAAIGYELDLISAAANASFILVAVIACIVSPIVYGLINPQNIKQIEKTIIVGGSSIGVLLARRLHLHAKASVIIEKRKERYEDLKSKGLEAFLGDGFDFGTYKEIGMNPSNHIVVLTGNDQENIRICEMLRKEFMHERIISKSGTSSIEQKLKSLEVDTFDATRILANSIENLIIRPSTYHALIESYENFNIAEIQIVNSNIDGMQVKEIPFHGGGTIMMIRRGRNMYIPHGDTYLRVGDIVNIFGTNPAIEDFQKKLS; this comes from the coding sequence TTATTAACGATATCTTTCGATTTTGATTTCTACCCCTTACTCATTATTGTGTTTATTGCCTGGGCGATTCCAATGTTGATGTCGATATTGAGGATTACTAAGATACCAACTGTGGTTGTTGAAATATTAGCAGGGTATTTTATAGGAAGATCTTTATTAATGGGCTATCCTACCGAGTCTATTGTCTATCTTGATTTTTTAGCTTTAACAGGGTTCATTTTTCTGATGTTTTTAGGGGGACTCGAAATCAATATGAATCAGGTAATTGCTTCTTTCCCAAGACATAAAATAACATATTCTAGATATCTGAATAACCCATTACTTATTGGGCTGATGTATTATTTCGTTACCATTTTTGTTTCACTTCTTGCAACATTTCTTTTGTCCAACATTATTGAAATAAACAATATTTGGTATTTTTCCCTCATCATGGTCACTACCTCAATAGGTATAATTTTGAGAGTATTAAAAAATCGTGCTGAAACAAATACCCACTTTGGTCAGATGATTATTTTAGCCGCAGCAATAGCCGATATCTTTAGTATTATACTTATTACAATTTCTGCTTTTGTGATCAAAAATGGTTTCCGGTCAGAATTGGTATATCTTTTGCTGTTAGTTGTGCTGTTTTATTTGCTTTATTTTTTTGGAAAAGGGTTTGATAGAGTGTCCACCTTTAAAAAAATTTCCTATCAATTGGCACATGCAGCTTCTCAAATTCAGATTAGAGGCGCAATCCTTCTAATATTAACATTTGTTGTTTTGGCACAGTTTATTGGTAAAGAAGTTGTTTTGTTAGGAGCCTTTTTGAGCGGATTGTTACTTTCACTTTTCTTGCAAAAGGACAGATCCTTATCATTAGTTAAACTTGATGGGTTTGGATATGGTTTTTTCATACCCATGTTTTTTATAATGATAGGGGTTCATTTTGATGCAACTGCTTTAAGTGACCTCGACAATTCTCAATTTCTCTTTTTGGCATTATTGCTTACATCATTATTTGCAATTAAAATAATCCCTTCTTTTTTATGGATTCGCGTTTTTGGATTTAGAAAAGCCATATCAGGAGGTTTTCTAATGTCATCCCGACTTGGATTGATTATTGCTGCAGCTGCGATCGGTTATGAACTCGACTTGATTTCGGCGGCTGCAAATGCAAGTTTCATATTAGTGGCAGTGATAGCTTGTATCGTTTCGCCAATTGTTTATGGATTAATAAACCCTCAAAACATAAAACAAATCGAAAAAACAATTATTGTTGGAGGTTCGAGTATAGGTGTTCTATTGGCGAGAAGATTGCACCTGCATGCCAAAGCATCTGTCATTATTGAAAAACGAAAAGAAAGGTATGAAGATTTGAAATCAAAGGGATTGGAAGCATTCTTGGGTGATGGATTTGATTTTGGTACTTATAAAGAGATTGGAATGAACCCTTCGAATCACATTGTAGTTTTAACGGGTAATGATCAGGAAAATATCAGGATATGCGAGATGTTGCGTAAAGAATTTATGCACGAAAGGATTATATCAAAATCAGGGACCAGCTCAATTGAGCAAAAGCTAAAAAGTTTGGAGGTTGATACATTTGATGCTACACGGATTTTGGCTAATAGCATCGAAAACTTAATTATTCGCCCATCAACATACCATGCCCTTATTGAATCGTATGAAAATTTTAACATCGCTGAAATCCAGATTGTTAATTCGAATATTGATGGGATGCAGGTTAAAGAAATTCCGTTCCATGGTGGTGGAACCATTATGATGATAAGGCGAGGGAGAAATATGTATATCCCTCATGGAGATACCTATTTGAGAGTGGGGGATATAGTAAATATATTTGGTACCAATCCAGCTATTGAAGATTTTCAGAAAAAATTATCCTAG